A region from the Oncorhynchus tshawytscha isolate Ot180627B unplaced genomic scaffold, Otsh_v2.0 Un_contig_766_pilon_pilon, whole genome shotgun sequence genome encodes:
- the LOC112248918 gene encoding dematin isoform X4: protein MERLLKPHQENIFLSSYKMMPKQLARTSPGSVCSLRGISIPGSLAVAITAKMDNQVIGYKDLAAIPKDKAILDIERPDLMIYEPHFNYTPLELSEVPRSRERSMSPCSFSHPASPETILFKDPREWLDSRESPGGSSAGSNLQLKTSSVLDTATKLPTQHFHRPDNGMNIYKKPPIYKQDVLASIPQGKHIEDLIIESSKFPAAQPPDPNKPSKIETDYWPCPPSLAAVETEWRKKAESRRREEGERDEEDDEYDNGDLSDDMWGLRQLQKQELNKIQSNLGKIILKEELDKAVPIRRKTRSLPDRTAMNMGLQNGDSQRGRMDRGNSLPSVLAEKIYPYEMLLVTHRRRNKLPPGVDRMRLERHLSMEEFQNLFGMPIEEFDRLSLWKRNDLKKRVSLF from the exons CAGCTGGCCCGGACCTCACCTGGGAGTGTGTGTTCCCTGCGTGGTATCAGCATCCCAGGATCCCTAGCCGTGGCCATCACA GCCAAAATGGACAATCAGGTCATTGGCTATAAGGACTTGGCAGCCATCCCCAAAGACAAGGCGATACTGGACATCGAGAGGCCGGACTTAATGATCTACGAACCCCATTTCAATTACACGCCTCTGGAACTATCGGAGGTGCCCCGAAGCAGAGAG aGGTCCATGTCTCCGTGTTCATTCTCCCACCCGGCTTCTCCTGAG ACCATTCTTTTCAAGGATCCCAGGGAGTGGCTGGATAGCAGGGAGTCACCTGGAGGGTCATCAGCAGGTTCAAACCTCCAGCTCAAAACCAGCTCTGTATTAGACACCGCCACCAAGCTCCCCACACAGCACTTTCACAGGCCAG ATAATGGAATGAATATATACAAGAAGCCACCAATTTACAAACAAG aTGTATTAGCATCCATCCCCCAGGGGAAACACATAGAGGATCTCATCATTGAGTCATCTAAATTCCCTGCCGCCCAGCCACCTGATCCCAACAAACCCTCCAAGATTGAGACAGATTACTGGCCCTGCCCCCCCTCCCTGGCTGCAGTTG agacagagtggAGGAAGAAGGCTGAGTcccggaggagggaggagggagagagggatgaggaggacgaTGAATATGACAATGGAGACCTGTCCGATGATATGTGGGGACTACGGCAACTGCAGAAGCAGGAGCTCAACAAA ATTCAGTCGAACTTGGGAAAGATAATCTTGAAAGAGGAGCTGGATAAAGCTGTGCCCATCCGCAGGAAAACTCGCTCACTGCCTGACCGGACAGCAATGAACATGG GCCTCCAG AATGGAGATTCTCAGAGAGGAAGAATGGACAGGGGAAACTCACTGCCAAGTGTGCTGGCTGAGAAG ATATATCCATATGAAATGCTCCTAGTGACCCACAGGAGAAGGAATAAACTCCCACCAGGAGTAGACAGGATGAGACTGGAG AGGCATCTGTCCATGGAGGAATTCCAGAATTTATTTGGAATGCCCATTGAGGAATTTGATCGCCTCTCCCTCTGGAAGCGGAATGACTTGAAGAAGAGGGTTTCCCTTTTTTAG
- the LOC112248918 gene encoding dematin isoform X1, with product MERLLKPHQENIFLSSYKMMPKQLARTSPGSVCSLRGISIPGSLAVAITAKMDNQVIGYKDLAAIPKDKAILDIERPDLMIYEPHFNYTPLELSEVPRSRERSMSPCSFSHPASPETILFKDPREWLDSRESPGGSSAGSNLQLKTSSVLDTATKLPTQHFHRPDNGMNIYKKPPIYKQDVLASIPQGKHIEDLIIESSKFPAAQPPDPNKPSKIETDYWPCPPSLAAVETEWRKKAESRRREEGERDEEDDEYDNGDLSDDMWGLRQLQKQELNKIQSNLGKIILKEELDKAVPIRRKTRSLPDRTAMNMGSSSNASKNIHFRATSRSGQTRLQSAEFTQSDSDKGGPGLQNGDSQRGRMDRGNSLPSVLAEKIYPYEMLLVTHRRRNKLPPGVDRMRLERHLSMEEFQNLFGMPIEEFDRLSLWKRNDLKKRVSLF from the exons CAGCTGGCCCGGACCTCACCTGGGAGTGTGTGTTCCCTGCGTGGTATCAGCATCCCAGGATCCCTAGCCGTGGCCATCACA GCCAAAATGGACAATCAGGTCATTGGCTATAAGGACTTGGCAGCCATCCCCAAAGACAAGGCGATACTGGACATCGAGAGGCCGGACTTAATGATCTACGAACCCCATTTCAATTACACGCCTCTGGAACTATCGGAGGTGCCCCGAAGCAGAGAG aGGTCCATGTCTCCGTGTTCATTCTCCCACCCGGCTTCTCCTGAG ACCATTCTTTTCAAGGATCCCAGGGAGTGGCTGGATAGCAGGGAGTCACCTGGAGGGTCATCAGCAGGTTCAAACCTCCAGCTCAAAACCAGCTCTGTATTAGACACCGCCACCAAGCTCCCCACACAGCACTTTCACAGGCCAG ATAATGGAATGAATATATACAAGAAGCCACCAATTTACAAACAAG aTGTATTAGCATCCATCCCCCAGGGGAAACACATAGAGGATCTCATCATTGAGTCATCTAAATTCCCTGCCGCCCAGCCACCTGATCCCAACAAACCCTCCAAGATTGAGACAGATTACTGGCCCTGCCCCCCCTCCCTGGCTGCAGTTG agacagagtggAGGAAGAAGGCTGAGTcccggaggagggaggagggagagagggatgaggaggacgaTGAATATGACAATGGAGACCTGTCCGATGATATGTGGGGACTACGGCAACTGCAGAAGCAGGAGCTCAACAAA ATTCAGTCGAACTTGGGAAAGATAATCTTGAAAGAGGAGCTGGATAAAGCTGTGCCCATCCGCAGGAAAACTCGCTCACTGCCTGACCGGACAGCAATGAACATGG GGTCATCCTCCAATGCCTCCAAAAACATACATTTCCGAGCAACCAGTAGGAGTGGTCAGACCAGG CTCCAGTCTGCCGAGTTCACCCAATCTGACAGTGACAAAGGAGGACCAG GCCTCCAG AATGGAGATTCTCAGAGAGGAAGAATGGACAGGGGAAACTCACTGCCAAGTGTGCTGGCTGAGAAG ATATATCCATATGAAATGCTCCTAGTGACCCACAGGAGAAGGAATAAACTCCCACCAGGAGTAGACAGGATGAGACTGGAG AGGCATCTGTCCATGGAGGAATTCCAGAATTTATTTGGAATGCCCATTGAGGAATTTGATCGCCTCTCCCTCTGGAAGCGGAATGACTTGAAGAAGAGGGTTTCCCTTTTTTAG
- the LOC112248918 gene encoding dematin isoform X3, producing the protein MMPKQLARTSPGSVCSLRGISIPGSLAVAITAKMDNQVIGYKDLAAIPKDKAILDIERPDLMIYEPHFNYTPLELSEVPRSRERSMSPCSFSHPASPETILFKDPREWLDSRESPGGSSAGSNLQLKTSSVLDTATKLPTQHFHRPDNGMNIYKKPPIYKQDVLASIPQGKHIEDLIIESSKFPAAQPPDPNKPSKIETDYWPCPPSLAAVETEWRKKAESRRREEGERDEEDDEYDNGDLSDDMWGLRQLQKQELNKIQSNLGKIILKEELDKAVPIRRKTRSLPDRTAMNMGSSSNASKNIHFRATSRSGQTRLQSAEFTQSDSDKGGPGLQNGDSQRGRMDRGNSLPSVLAEKIYPYEMLLVTHRRRNKLPPGVDRMRLERHLSMEEFQNLFGMPIEEFDRLSLWKRNDLKKRVSLF; encoded by the exons CAGCTGGCCCGGACCTCACCTGGGAGTGTGTGTTCCCTGCGTGGTATCAGCATCCCAGGATCCCTAGCCGTGGCCATCACA GCCAAAATGGACAATCAGGTCATTGGCTATAAGGACTTGGCAGCCATCCCCAAAGACAAGGCGATACTGGACATCGAGAGGCCGGACTTAATGATCTACGAACCCCATTTCAATTACACGCCTCTGGAACTATCGGAGGTGCCCCGAAGCAGAGAG aGGTCCATGTCTCCGTGTTCATTCTCCCACCCGGCTTCTCCTGAG ACCATTCTTTTCAAGGATCCCAGGGAGTGGCTGGATAGCAGGGAGTCACCTGGAGGGTCATCAGCAGGTTCAAACCTCCAGCTCAAAACCAGCTCTGTATTAGACACCGCCACCAAGCTCCCCACACAGCACTTTCACAGGCCAG ATAATGGAATGAATATATACAAGAAGCCACCAATTTACAAACAAG aTGTATTAGCATCCATCCCCCAGGGGAAACACATAGAGGATCTCATCATTGAGTCATCTAAATTCCCTGCCGCCCAGCCACCTGATCCCAACAAACCCTCCAAGATTGAGACAGATTACTGGCCCTGCCCCCCCTCCCTGGCTGCAGTTG agacagagtggAGGAAGAAGGCTGAGTcccggaggagggaggagggagagagggatgaggaggacgaTGAATATGACAATGGAGACCTGTCCGATGATATGTGGGGACTACGGCAACTGCAGAAGCAGGAGCTCAACAAA ATTCAGTCGAACTTGGGAAAGATAATCTTGAAAGAGGAGCTGGATAAAGCTGTGCCCATCCGCAGGAAAACTCGCTCACTGCCTGACCGGACAGCAATGAACATGG GGTCATCCTCCAATGCCTCCAAAAACATACATTTCCGAGCAACCAGTAGGAGTGGTCAGACCAGG CTCCAGTCTGCCGAGTTCACCCAATCTGACAGTGACAAAGGAGGACCAG GCCTCCAG AATGGAGATTCTCAGAGAGGAAGAATGGACAGGGGAAACTCACTGCCAAGTGTGCTGGCTGAGAAG ATATATCCATATGAAATGCTCCTAGTGACCCACAGGAGAAGGAATAAACTCCCACCAGGAGTAGACAGGATGAGACTGGAG AGGCATCTGTCCATGGAGGAATTCCAGAATTTATTTGGAATGCCCATTGAGGAATTTGATCGCCTCTCCCTCTGGAAGCGGAATGACTTGAAGAAGAGGGTTTCCCTTTTTTAG
- the LOC112248918 gene encoding dematin isoform X2, with protein sequence MERLLKPHQENIFLSSYKMMPKQLARTSPGSVCSLRGISIPGSLAVAITAKMDNQVIGYKDLAAIPKDKAILDIERPDLMIYEPHFNYTPLELSERSMSPCSFSHPASPETILFKDPREWLDSRESPGGSSAGSNLQLKTSSVLDTATKLPTQHFHRPDNGMNIYKKPPIYKQDVLASIPQGKHIEDLIIESSKFPAAQPPDPNKPSKIETDYWPCPPSLAAVETEWRKKAESRRREEGERDEEDDEYDNGDLSDDMWGLRQLQKQELNKIQSNLGKIILKEELDKAVPIRRKTRSLPDRTAMNMGSSSNASKNIHFRATSRSGQTRLQSAEFTQSDSDKGGPGLQNGDSQRGRMDRGNSLPSVLAEKIYPYEMLLVTHRRRNKLPPGVDRMRLERHLSMEEFQNLFGMPIEEFDRLSLWKRNDLKKRVSLF encoded by the exons CAGCTGGCCCGGACCTCACCTGGGAGTGTGTGTTCCCTGCGTGGTATCAGCATCCCAGGATCCCTAGCCGTGGCCATCACA GCCAAAATGGACAATCAGGTCATTGGCTATAAGGACTTGGCAGCCATCCCCAAAGACAAGGCGATACTGGACATCGAGAGGCCGGACTTAATGATCTACGAACCCCATTTCAATTACACGCCTCTGGAACTATCGGAG aGGTCCATGTCTCCGTGTTCATTCTCCCACCCGGCTTCTCCTGAG ACCATTCTTTTCAAGGATCCCAGGGAGTGGCTGGATAGCAGGGAGTCACCTGGAGGGTCATCAGCAGGTTCAAACCTCCAGCTCAAAACCAGCTCTGTATTAGACACCGCCACCAAGCTCCCCACACAGCACTTTCACAGGCCAG ATAATGGAATGAATATATACAAGAAGCCACCAATTTACAAACAAG aTGTATTAGCATCCATCCCCCAGGGGAAACACATAGAGGATCTCATCATTGAGTCATCTAAATTCCCTGCCGCCCAGCCACCTGATCCCAACAAACCCTCCAAGATTGAGACAGATTACTGGCCCTGCCCCCCCTCCCTGGCTGCAGTTG agacagagtggAGGAAGAAGGCTGAGTcccggaggagggaggagggagagagggatgaggaggacgaTGAATATGACAATGGAGACCTGTCCGATGATATGTGGGGACTACGGCAACTGCAGAAGCAGGAGCTCAACAAA ATTCAGTCGAACTTGGGAAAGATAATCTTGAAAGAGGAGCTGGATAAAGCTGTGCCCATCCGCAGGAAAACTCGCTCACTGCCTGACCGGACAGCAATGAACATGG GGTCATCCTCCAATGCCTCCAAAAACATACATTTCCGAGCAACCAGTAGGAGTGGTCAGACCAGG CTCCAGTCTGCCGAGTTCACCCAATCTGACAGTGACAAAGGAGGACCAG GCCTCCAG AATGGAGATTCTCAGAGAGGAAGAATGGACAGGGGAAACTCACTGCCAAGTGTGCTGGCTGAGAAG ATATATCCATATGAAATGCTCCTAGTGACCCACAGGAGAAGGAATAAACTCCCACCAGGAGTAGACAGGATGAGACTGGAG AGGCATCTGTCCATGGAGGAATTCCAGAATTTATTTGGAATGCCCATTGAGGAATTTGATCGCCTCTCCCTCTGGAAGCGGAATGACTTGAAGAAGAGGGTTTCCCTTTTTTAG